CCGACCACCTGGCCGTCCGGCGCGTACACCGGCACCACCGCCTGCACCAGCGGCCCGAGCGTGCCGTTGATGTGCTCGGTCACCACCTGGCCGTGCAGTGCCGGCTCGTAGTTGCCGACGAACTTCTGGCCGATCCGGGCCGGGTTCGGGTGGGTGTAGCGGATCCCCTGGTTGTTCAGCACCACGATGAAGTCGACACCCGAGGCGACCCGCGCGGACTGCGCCTTCGGCTGCAGGATCGCGGTCGGGTCGGGGGAGCGCAGCGCCTCGACCATGCCCGGCGAGTGGGCGAAGGTCTGCGCGACCGCCACGGACCGGTTGCGCGCCTCGTTGTCGGCGTCCCGGTGCGACTGCACCACCAGCGCCACCACGGCCGCCGCGACCAGCAGCAGCACAACCAGGATCTGCAGCGCGAACACCTGCCCGGCCACCGACCGGTGCCACACCGGCCACCGTCGCCTAGCGCGCGGCAGCTGTGGCCGACCGTGTGGGCGCCCACCGGTGGAGCCGGTGGAGCCAGTGGCGCCAGAGGCCGACGGAACCCAGGATCGGCCCGGATAACGGGCCATACGGTCATATTTGCACTCCCGCCAGCCCGGGACCACCCCGTCCCATCGGCCGTTTGGCCATCACCACCCCGGCTTGGCAAGATCGCAGGATGTCCGAACCCAGCACCATCACCGACCCGGCCGACCCCCGCCTCGCCGACTACACCGGCCTCACCGACGTCGAACTGCGCCGCCGCCGCGAACCCGCCGAGGGCCTGTTCATCGCCGAAGGGGAGAAGGTCATCCGCCGCGCCCTCGCCGCCGGCTACCGGATGCGGTCGATGCTGCTCACCGCCAAGTGGCTCGACGTGATGGCCGATGTCATCGCCGAGGCCGACGCACCGGTCCACGTGGTCGAACCCGGGCTCGCCGAAGCCGTCACCGGCTACCACGTCCACCGCGGCGCCCTCGCCTCGATGGAACGCAAGCCCCTCCCCGAGGCCGCCGACCTCCTCACCGGGGCCCGGCGGGTCGCCGTCCTGGAGGGCTTGGTCGACCACACCAACCTCGGCGCGATCTTCCGCAGCGCCGCCGCCCTCGGCATGGACGCCGTCCTGCTCTCACCCGACTGCGCCGACCCGCTCTACCGGCGCGCCGTCAAGGTCTCCATGGGCGCCGTCTTCGCGGTCCCGTACGCCCGCCTCGACCCCTGGCCCGCCGCCCTCGACACGGTCCGCGCCGCCGGCTTCACGCTGCTCGCCCTCACCCCCGCCGACAACGCCGTCGACCTCGCCATCCTCACCCCGCACCGCCTCCCCAAGGCCGCCCTGATGCTCGGCGCGGAGGGCGACGGCCTCACCCCCCAGGCCATCTCCGCCGCCCACCACCCCGTCCGCATCCCCATGGCCCATGGCATCGACTCCCTCAACGTAGGCGCCGCCGCCGCCGTAGCCTTCTACGCCGTCACCACCCCCTGACCCCCCAACCCGCGCACCCCGACTTCCGGCGCAGGCTTCGCCCGCTCCGGACCGCCATGCTGCTGCCTTCAGCCGCTCCGGGTACCTGAGCACCACCAGAAGTCGGCCGATCCGACCTCCTACGCAGCCAGGGCCTGCCGACGTCTCCCGGCCACCGGCCCCGCCCGCCGCCATCACGTCCGCAGAAGCCGCCCACCCCGACTTCTGGTGCAGGCCCAGCCCGCTCCGGGTCGCCATGCTGCTGTCTTCGGCTCCCCCCAGGGAGTCCGGGCACCACCAGAAGTCGGCCGATCCGACCTCCTGCTCCGCAGCTCAGCCCGCGGCTGCCGTGGGCGGGGCCGGGGCGGCGGCGGGCGGCGGGGTGAGGCCGCCGGAGGCTCCTGCGCCTGCGCCGGGCCAGGACTCGTCGAGGGTGCCGTCGGCGCGGACGGTGTAGCGGGTGGAGGTGACCGCGCCGGTGGCGGCCACGCGCTCCTCACGGACGACCGTGCTGCCGTCGAGCCGCCAGGCGGCCGTCGCCTGCGGGTCGGCCGCCGAGGTGCGGGAGGTGGTGGCGACCGGGGTGTCCCCGGCGAAGGTGTAGAGCTGGACGAGGTCGACCGGCGCCGACCCCTCTGCTCGCCGCAGGACGACGACTGCGGCCGGCAGGCTCTTGTACCGGGCCGGCAGCACCGCGCTGAGCGCGACCTGGGGCCCGGCTCCGACGGA
The genomic region above belongs to Streptomyces sp. 1331.2 and contains:
- a CDS encoding TrmH family RNA methyltransferase, with product MSEPSTITDPADPRLADYTGLTDVELRRRREPAEGLFIAEGEKVIRRALAAGYRMRSMLLTAKWLDVMADVIAEADAPVHVVEPGLAEAVTGYHVHRGALASMERKPLPEAADLLTGARRVAVLEGLVDHTNLGAIFRSAAALGMDAVLLSPDCADPLYRRAVKVSMGAVFAVPYARLDPWPAALDTVRAAGFTLLALTPADNAVDLAILTPHRLPKAALMLGAEGDGLTPQAISAAHHPVRIPMAHGIDSLNVGAAAAVAFYAVTTP